The Triplophysa dalaica isolate WHDGS20190420 chromosome 14, ASM1584641v1, whole genome shotgun sequence DNA window AATGATTTTGTACAGTTATTAtatggctctcctgtttttgccaagtggttgatattcTTAGGACATCATCacgttgaccctgggacaacatttaaatcaaccattcagatttcagaaataaacttacagttcattttaagtttaatcttccaaacaggattaggtgcttctagaccattgtttttcacttatcatttccctctaaTTTTAGGGGTAAATTATGGTAAGGTTGGGATtttgtgtgggtttaggtttaatttataaaaatgttgtccttaggtcaacaaaatatgttgtcttgAGGACATCAAcaacttggcaaaatcaggttgagCTAATTATaccatcattttatttaagttatgcAGCTAGTACAGTTAACAATGTCTAAAAATACATAATGAACTACTGACAGATGTTCATAAAGTGTTTAGACGATTTTTCACTATGCAGAGATTTACATATAACATTGTCTAGTGCACGTTTCCTCTGATTTCTACTTTTAACAGCgtatacttttttaattattccatacctattataaaaacataaaatacaatataatacacTTCAAAGTCGCTTACAGTCCTAGAATAAGCCtatgtaatattttgtaatatgtgTAGTGggcaaacacattaaaacatgacatggtagttgTTGAACTCATATGGGAGCAATATGTAGATGCTGCTTATTGGTTTCccttttactttattttcataaccTTTACAGTGTTTATCTTTAAGTTCCTAGTTTCCTGTTTACTCATTGCATGTTGTGTATCAAAAGTATCTCACATCCTGGTTCCTCACAGGTCAGAACTACCTCTTATCATTTGTCCCTACTTGCGTGGTACTTCAGAATCTTCTGAAATGAAGACTCGTTGTTTGTTAAAGAAGTCCTATGTTAAATATAAGggacttttttttattaaatctgcAATAAAAACTTTTTGCTGATTAATTTCTGATGTTTTCAATGAGAGTGCCAAAAGAATGACAGTGCCAGTCTTACAGGAAAACAAGGTGAATGTTAAAAATCAGGTCTAACCAGTCTCTCTCAGCACACTTCTAAACACACTTCTGTCAGCCGGCATAGGATAGTTTGTTTTGAAATCGCCGAACCACTTCTGATGGCAGCAGATTGTCCATTCCGCGAGGAGGATCTAACATGTCCTTTGTGCCATGAGGTCTTCAAGGATCCTGTCACCCTAAACTGCAACCACAGTTTTTGTAAAAGGTGCATTCACACACGATGGGAATGTAGAGGATTACAGCAATGTCCCGTGTGTTACCGTACAGCGAGCTCATCCAGACCTTCGATCAATCAGGCTCTAAGGAAAGTTTCAGATGTCTTCAAACTGAAGCCAAAGCACTTAACGGTAGGATCAGTGGAACGTTGCTTAATTCACAACGAAGAGTTAAAGTTCTTTTGTAGGAAAGATACAGAGCTTATATGTACAGTTTGCACATCAACGAGGAGCCATGCAAATCACAAGTACTGCTCGATATCCGAGGCCACATTGGAAATACAGGTAAGGGTTCGATCTGTATTCAGAAGAGTATATGAATAACAAATCTGTGGATAACATCTTTTGATATAACATTTAGTGTGTGGATTTTTTATCTTCCAATTTACAGAGAGAGCTCACAGCCATGTATAATCCCTTGAAACAGCATCTGAACAGATCTGAAAAATTAAAGGAGAGCTTGGATGAATTGAAAGCGTATATACAGGTGAACCAagcaataaagcaataaaactgcaggatttgtttaaaaactaTAGGTCTATTAAACAGTTAATCGCATTCAGAAtctaagtttgtgtttacataatgtacaGTGCCGAACACTATTATTGACACCCTTGGTTAATATTAACAAAGgcggctgtaaaaataaatctgcattgtttcttcttcagatcttttattaaaaaaatcgacaatattccaacatttcattaaagtaaaacaatttcaaGTGGGAATAtcatattatgaaaaaaaagtttttctctaatacacccttgtcacaattattggcacccttgtatTCAAACTTTTTGCTACCTCCATTTGCATGATAAACAGCTTCTTTTCTTTTACGTCTGATGAGGTTTGAGAATATATGGCAAGTCATCCAGGTCCATTCCTTCATACAGTATCTTTTAAGATCCTTCAAATGTTGGTGCTCTCTTATCTTAAGGTCATCCAACTCATTTTCTATATTGTTcatatcattttgtattttgtgtaccTCAACAGAAATATATTGCACTTCAGAACTATATGCTTTGGTTTAACACATTGTGATGAATGATTATTGGGGTTTGGGCTTTGTGTTACttatatttattctatttattaaGTCATgactggacaacatcatgtttctaGTCAACTTGGTGTAAATATCAATGGGAATATACTTGGGAGATATATTACTCATAAAAATTTCTTAGGTTGCCAATAATTGTGTgtataagataaaaaaattcataGTGTTATATTCTCcccaattttttaaataaaagatccaAAGGAGAAACAAAAAATAGGATTACCCAAATGACCATGTACATGGTCAGAACATATTGATATAAAAGTTTTCTTTTAACAAATGGGATGCTTTTACTTGTGCTCTTTATGAAAGTCAAAGAAAGTTTAGTAATTCAGTTTATAGTCATATAATACAATGCTGTTTGTTGGGTCAAGAGCAAATGCATGAATCAAATCAAAAGtttgccaaaaaaaaacatcaggaatattacaatatattaatattttgtttcaaacaaaggTTATTGCTTGTGTAtgattgtgtttgtatttaccAGAATAGTTTTTTCACAGGGCAAAAGGTGCATAACTGTCAGTATTTGgctgaactgtttctttaacatACACGTTTTAAAGGATAACCCAgtcatatttatttctattttaatataCAGACACAAGCAGCTGAAACTGCAgaggaaataaagaaagagtACGAAAAGTTACATGAATTCTTGAGGGAGGATGAAAGAGCTCGGCTTATAGTGCTGAAAGATCAAACAAAAACCAAGATTGGGATGGTGAGCGAACGATTGGAACAAGTCAACAAGATCATTGAAGAGCTCAATGACATCAAAAACTACGTAGAGCCCATCACAATAGCAGACGATCTATCATTTTTAAAGGTCAATTTCccttcaaattttattttaactttaccACATATGGCATAATCTGATGCAAAGCATAAAATTTCATACAATTACGCTAACATTTTCATATATTCCTACAGGAATGTAAGGAGGCAATAAAAAGGTATCGTAAGCAGCAGGATTTATGCAAAattacaaatttatttttccAATCTGTATTGAATAAACCCGTTTATTGCAGGACTACTTACATTGTGCGTGAAGCCGAATATCCGGCAGGGGCTAATATAGACGTGTCTCAGTACCTGGGGTCATTAAAGCATGGGGTCTGGAAAAGAATGGAAAAAGTTGTCAATCGCTGTAAGTAGGCTTCACATCAATAGTTATCAAAAAATTCCACCTAAAATAAACAACTCATCATATCATTAATTCACATCACGTTGCCAAATTCCAATGACTTTTAAATACTGAACGGCGACTTGTTTGCTTCTCTCCAGGCCATGTCAATTTCGATCCAAACACAGCCCATCCTAACTTGATCATCAGTGATGAACTGACCACCGTCAAGTATGGAAAACAACAGCAGGTTCCAGATAACCCCAAGCGCTGCACGAGTCGCATGGCAGTACTCGCTGCTTGTGGATTCAGTTCAGGAAAGCACTGCTGGCACGTGGAAGTGTTAGATAACTGCGAGTGGTATATTGGAGTGGCACGGGAGTCCATCAGAAGGAAGAGTTCAGAGTTCCTCAGCCCAACAAATGGTTTCTGGGTAATTGGTCTCAGTAATGAGGAGTATAGGGCTCAGACGTCTCCACACACACCCCTCAGTTTAAAAAGGAAACTGCAGATAGTTACAGTTGAATTGGACTATGAGAAAGGAAAGGTGTCCTTTACCAATACAAAAAATGGTACAagcatttacacatttaaagatGTGAGGTTTAAAGAGACCATCTTTCCTTATTTCTCCATTGGGGTAAATCAGGGAAGCACACTCAGAAtctgttcattttaaagtgtcaATAAGGGGCACACCAGACACTTGATGTGAACACTGGCACAAAAGCACTTCTGGTTTCATCCattacatatataattaaatcataaatcaatttgtttaatacattgatatgtttatattgtttaaacatttgtgtagtgttaaactaaaacaggaagtttttcttgaccagcgttgtttacatctttCGAATTGGTCCATACctacaatacaaaaatattatctttttaatttgttttttatgtgtcCAGGCATTTACTTAATATATCTCAAgagtaatttatttttctgcaaTTTCCTCAGAAGtgttcctttaaaatatttgtgtgttaattctttctattttcttttatgaGAGTGCATTTACATGAGATTATTTCattacagaattaaaaatggGTGCCAGTATTTGTCATGAATATACATAGAATATGAAATTCATTGGTTCAGTTATAttgttctgaaaaaaaaatgacagttttGATGCTGTTTATGCAGATTTGCACAATAAACGGAAAAGCATTTAACAGAAACTTATCTCAatgtttacttaaaacattttgatgtaaaaattcctttaggtttttttattttggaactATTAATTGGACGTAACTGGTTATACCTGATTCGGAGCATTGCAGAGCTATTATTAGTGCCAAGCCCAGAGTATCACCTACAGTAAACCTAGAACCATATTAAAATACTGAAGTGCATGTACTATAGGATTACAAATATTGTAATAAGTTTCAATATGACAAATAAATTATGTCCTATAAAAACACTCCATGAATTCTCTAAACATAACTTTTAGGCAAAAGATGTGTGCTATTTTTTGCTAAAATTACTAAAATCTTCTATCCACAACAAGAGTTACAGGAGGTGGTTCATAGATACACACATTAGACAAACATGTAACAGCATGCGCAAAtcttgaattacttttttctgtTCATTCTGATGAGACGTGAAAAGGCTGAACATCAATGTTAAGTATCCTCAACCCATTCTGCAAGAGAGATTGTTTAGGCGTAGGCGTAAGGTAATGTATGCGAGTATGCCCCCCAAAAAACTGCCAGACGTTGTTGTACatatatcgtcatataacgttTTGGAGTATTGATCCTAATTTATTTACCATCCAATTCCCGCACTAACCAGATTCCTGGCTCTCACAATTCCACCTCGTGTCTCTCATGTCCTCTTGTGGACAAGAtggatatactgtacatgtacataCTGTGCAATTAGAGACACTGAGGGGATGTGCTTTGACTAAATTTATTATAACCTGTATTAACTGGAATTACTGTAGCTCACAGCTCTTGTGTTCAGATTATGGAATAAATGAGTCACAGTACATCTGACATGAACATCATTGAGATAAAGTGGGAAAAGTTATCTAAGCTTAGGTTCCAGTAGTCTGACCATAAGGTATTAACAACTTTGAAAGAACTCCAAATATTCATCCCAACAACAATCCTACAAGACATAAATCTTTTAAAGGTTTAAAGGGATTTAAATCCAGCATTAGGTTGGATTCTGTATTTCAAGCAGTGCCAGCTAACAGTACTATTACAAAATGGCCGCATGTTTGATTCTTGTTATTTGTTGACAATGTATCCATTCacctaaaaaaattaaactcaccctcatgtcttttgAAACCCATATgaatcagaagaaagaaattcaaatGGGTTTGTAATGACCTAAGGGCGTGTATAATAGCTTTTATCTCTTTAAATTGCAGCTGTTCTTAAaacctaaatacatttttttttaactcacacaaacaaaaaacacaaggaAACATTCATTATAACTGAAATCCAACAGCATGAAATAGATCTAGTGTGTTCTACAATCTTATTGTTCTTTGTCCTTAGCTTTGGTTTTTCTGTGAGATGCCATTCCTTTGAGTTTGGAGTCCAGTTTTCTCTGGAGGTGTGCTTTTTTATTTGGGTCCATTGACTTGTCCTTCTGTCCACTACCAGCATACAGCACCCCCTCCTTACTGATCCTCATTCTAGCATGAGATTTTGCTTCGTCTCCACATCCGTGAACCTGAAGGATAGCATATCATTATTCTaaaatcttatatatatatatatatatagcattaATGCAGCATAAGATGTAAGCAAGTTTCAAAGGGGttatatatacatgttttatcttttttaaaggtCATTATCAGGATAGTATTCATTTTAGAGGTAGCGAATTGtgaccaatggctcactccacccctcccttccGAAGCACAAtggcggctgacacagaactaagatgttgtcacgtttaagattctttgccgaaggagatttCGTACttacgaaatgcgctctgtagagcagagtttcattatgtaaggactttatacacctctgaagagaTAGTTAAGTATGTTATATTggatttttgtcaatagatccttcaaaaatttacacacagcacctttctCACTTTTGTGAGATACAGTGTTTTGCTGCACTTACTGTACTAGCAAATGAAGCTATTAGGGaccttgttaaaaataaactgcagCTGCTCTTTTTCTAACGTTGGTATTCTTCAGAAGGATATGCAAAGCGGCAGGTGGTAGACAGACCCAGGAACAGCCCAAAATTTTTCATGATTTAGACTCCTTGCACATTTTACCTCAGGTATGTGATGACTCAGACAGTATTGTCTGTTACAGTAGATGCAGAGCTGTCCTAATGTGAGGACGCTGGCTTTACACTTGACAAACCCGCATACGCTTTCTGCCTTCACCACAGCATCGATAAGAGCGTCAAAATCATCATCTCCTGCAGCAGCTGCAGCAATATCCACTGCTCCTGCTTTCATCTTAGTGcttcctgtaaaaaaaaaaaaaaatgccatACAGCACAGAGAATGTTGGTTCTGATTTTTAAAGAGATTCTGATTACAATAATATTACTTAAGAGACATCACAAACCTTTGGTTGTGCCTTTCGATTTCTTAACCGACTGGCTTTTACTGGCATTGAGATTTGACTCCAGTTTGACGCTCTGTTGTTTTTGCTGTTTTCTCTCTTCGCGTTTCTCCATCTCTCGACGCATGCGCTCCATATGCAGGCTTTTCAGATCAACGGCCGACTGTGAGGGTTTCTCAGATTTTTCTCCATCCAGCACCCCTGCAGAACTTGCAGTCACCTCAGTTGGTTGGGTCTCTGGCTCTTTCTCTGGATTTTCCGATGATGCCTGTGTCCGGGAGACAGTGACATGACGGTTCTTCCCCACTCCGTGACTCTCATGCTTTAATCCCAGCTCTTCAGAGATCTCGTGGACCAGCAGTCGCTCATGGGAATTAAGGAAGGAAGAAAATTGTAGTTCTGTCTTGTTTTGATCCTTTAGGAAGTCTAGTATCTGCTCCTTGATCTCTTGTCTCTTAATCTGGGTCTGCTCAGCATCTCTGGGTTCAGGATGGTGTGAGTTGGAAGCTTGATTTTGTTGACCAGACCGAGCATTGTTCTGACCCTCTCCTTTGctcttgtttgcattttttttatgttcttgcTCTGGTTTCTTGCCCTGATTTTTGGACTTCTGCTTTGTAGATGAAGCATCTTTAATGCCGAGCTGTTTGTCTTTACTTTCACGGGTGTAATTCTGTGGCACACAGTCTTCCAGGTACTCGAACGCAGTCCGAACTTCTCCATGTTCAGTAATATAGTCAACGAGGGATTTGAGGAAGTCATGGTTTCGAACAGTCTGAGAATCACACACTACTGTGAGCTGCCGTCTGGCACGAGTCACAGCTACATTGATCCTTCTGTCTTCAGCAAGAAATCCAACCTCACCTTAAGGGAATATGCAAACCTTTTAATTGTACAAGCATTCCGCACACACATCCTCGAATAAGCTGCATTATGTGCATAAACATTGCAAAATGATATAGACAGTCATTCACATAGTGTACTAACGCTGTCATACCCCTACGGTTGGATCTGACCAATGACAACACCACTGCCTCTTTCTCTCGGCCCTGGAACCCATCAACAGACTTGATCTCTAGCTCAGCATGTTTATGGGACAGTTTCTCTCTCAAAAGATCCACCTGAAACATATAAATCCTTCAGATCATTAAAATGTTCAGCAAAAATTAGATTTAGCAAAAACTAAAAGCATCATTTTACAATTATGTTGATAatataatttgtgtttaaaaataatacaatggaTAAGAAACGACTCCAGAGCATAGAAATATTTTCACTCAAACTACTGTCTCCTTTTACTCTCACCTGGAGATTATAGGGTGCAATAACAGCTATATCTTTGACTTGAAGTCCAGCCCCAGTAAGAGCTTTTATATGAAGAGCCACAATGTCTACTTCTCCTGTGGAGTTAGGGAATGCAGAATGAAGACAAAATTCAGAAAGAACATCATCGCCCAATCAGCCACTGCATTATACTTTATCTGACCGTGGACCAGAAAACCAGTTATAAGTAGCAtgggtatatttgtagcaacAGCCAAAgggcccaaaatcattaggatattaagtaaagatcatgttcaatgaagatattttgtacatttcctaccgttaatatataaaaactttctttttgtgagtggatgcagcaaaatggCGAACAAGAATGTCTGGAAACATTCAAATTACCTCCCGCTTTTTGGGAATTATCCATTCAAGTTTGGTATccatgtaaagcttagaattttcGCTTTCAGCTTTATCTACACTTCATaacgtcattacagcggtaagccaatagagagcgttaaaa harbors:
- the LOC130435444 gene encoding zinc-binding protein A33-like, encoding MAADCPFREEDLTCPLCHEVFKDPVTLNCNHSFCKRCIHTRWECRGLQQCPVCYRTASSSRPSINQALRKVSDVFKLKPKHLTVGSVERCLIHNEELKFFCRKDTELICTVCTSTRSHANHKYCSISEATLEIQRELTAMYNPLKQHLNRSEKLKESLDELKAYIQTQAAETAEEIKKEYEKLHEFLREDERARLIVLKDQTKTKIGMVSERLEQVNKIIEELNDIKNYVEPITIADDLSFLKECKEAIKRTTYIVREAEYPAGANIDVSQYLGSLKHGVWKRMEKVVNRCHVNFDPNTAHPNLIISDELTTVKYGKQQQVPDNPKRCTSRMAVLAACGFSSGKHCWHVEVLDNCEWYIGVARESIRRKSSEFLSPTNGFWVIGLSNEEYRAQTSPHTPLSLKRKLQIVTVELDYEKGKVSFTNTKNGTSIYTFKDVRFKETIFPYFSIGVNQGSTLRICSF